The genomic window GATGGATTTCTTGGGTTTGAAGACCTTAACCTTAATTAAAGATACGGTTAAGATTGTAAAGGCAAAGCACGGTATTGAGCTCGATCCAGAGAATTTTCCATTAGATGACGAAGAAACCTATGCATTATTCCAAAGAGGTGAAACTGTTGGGATTTTTCAATATGAATCACCAGGAATGCAGAAGCACATGAAGCATTTAAAACCAACGGTTTTTGATGACCTTATTGCTATGAATGCTTTGTATCGTCCAGGTCCAATGGAATATATTCCGAGTTTTATTCGTCGTAAGCATGGAGATGAAGAAATTGTGTATGATTTACCTGAAACAGAAGAATACTTAGCCGAAACATACGGAATTACGGTTTATCAAGAGCAAGTAATGTTATTGTCGCAAAAATTGGCTGATTTTACCAAAGGTGAAGCTGATGTCTTACGTAAGGCCATGGGTAAAAAGCAAAAGGCAGTATTGGATAAAATGAAGCCAAAATTTATTGAGCAAGCAGCTGCAAAAGGTATGGATAAAACCAAGCTTGAAAAAATCTGGAAAGATTGGGAAGCTTTTGCGAGTTATGCTTTCAATAAATCGCATTCCACTTGTTATGCGTGGATTGCTTATCAAACGGCTTATTTAAAAGCACATTATCCAGCAGAATATATGGCAGCTGTACTGTCCAATAATATGAACGATATTAAGTCGGTAACCTTCTTTATGGAAGAGTGTAAGCGTATGCGACTTCCTGTTTTGGGACCTAGTGTAAACGAAAGTTATTACAAGTTTTCTGTAAATCAGGATAATGCGGTTCGTTTCGGAATGGGAGCTATAAAAGGTGTTGGTCATGGAGCCGTGAAAACCATTGTAGAAAACAGAAAAGAAGGTGGTAATTACAAGTCAATTTTCGATTTGGCAAAGCGTGTAGATTTAAGAGCAGCCAACAAAAAATCATTTGAAGGTTTAGCTTATGCTGGAGGGTTTGATTGTTTTGAAGATACCCATCGCGCTCAATATTTCGCGCACGATGGTGATGGTATTACCTTTTTAGAAAAGGCAATGAAATATGGTGCAAAACATCAGGAGAATGAAAATTCTGCCCAAGTAAGTTTGTTTGGTGAAGCCAGTGGTGTTGAAATTGCAGAACCTCAAGTACCACCTTGTGAAGATTGGGGAACGATGGAGAAACTTTCCAGAGAAAAGGAAGTGGTTGGTATTTATATTTCTGGTCATCCACTAGATGATTTCAAAATAGAAATGAAGAATTTTTGTAATGGAACCATTTCAGTGTTTAATGATTTGCACTCAGTTGTTAATAGAGAAATTACTTTTGGTGGAGTTGTAACAGATGTGCAACATCGTGTTAGTAAACAAGGAAAAGGCTGGGCGTTATTTACAATTGAAGATTATACAGACAGTTACGAGTTTAGGATTTTTGGAGAAGATTACTTAAAGTTCAGGCACTTTTTTGTGGTAAATTCCTTTGTGTACGTACGTGCTTTTGTTCGGGAAGGTTGGATGAATAGAGAAACAGGTCAAAAAGGAGATCCTAGAATTCAATTTAATAATTTCCAATTGTTACACGATGTAATGGATACTTATGCTAAGAAATTATCTATTCAGCTTAATATTCACGATTTAGAAAAAGACACTATTACGCAATTGCAAGATTTAATACGAATGCATGAAGGGAATAAAAACTTAAATTTTTTGGTCTATGATAATTCCGAAAAATTAAAGCTAAGTATGCCAAGCAGAAAGCAGAAAGTGAAAATTTCTCAAGAGTTACTCAATGAGTTAAAAGGTTTAGATGTAAAGTATAAATTGAATTAGCATAATCCAAAACAATAAAGTCATAACCAAAACAAATACACCCATTGTAAGGTTTGGCAGAATTTTTGACTAATTTTGCGTAAACAAAGTAGAACTTAATTAATAATAGATATTATGGCATTAGAAATAACAGATGCAACGTTTGAAGAAACAGTATTAAAAAGTGATAAACCAGTAATGGTAGATTTTTGGGCAGCTTGGTGTGGACCATGTCGTATGGTTGGGCCAATCATTGACGAAATCTCTTCTGAGTACGAAGGTAAAGCTGTAGTTGGTAAGGTTGATGTAGACGCTAACCAAGAGTTTGCGGCTAAGTATGGTGTAAGAAACATACCTACGGTTTTAGTATTTCAAAATGGTGAAGTAGTAGGTCGTCAAGTAGGTGTAGCTCCTAAAAATGCTTATGCAGAAGCAATCGACGCACTTTTATAAAATAGACTTCTAAAAGAAATGATAAAAGGTTTGTCTATACGGCAAACCTTTTTTAGTTTCGGTAATTGATGGATTTACAGTTAGAACTTAATAAAGCAGGTGGTTTTAAAAACCTAGAACTTTTAGCAAAGCAAGTTGTTGAAGGCTTTATTGCTGGGATGCACAAAAGCCCTTTTCATGGCTTTTCGGCAGAGTTTGCAGAACATAAGATTTACAATCAAGGCGAAAGCACCAAGCACATCGACTGGAAACTGTATGCTAAAACAGACCGATTGTACACTAAACGCTACGATGAAGAAACCAATTTAAGATGTCATCTCATCTTGGATAACAGTACCTCTATGCATTATCCAGAATCTGCTAGTACAACAATAGATAACCTTAACAAATCTGCTTTTTCGGCTTTAGCTTGCGCGTCTTTAATGCACATATTAAAAAAACAGCGCGATGCTGTCGGGTTAAGTATCTATAGTGATACTTACGATTTTTATGCTCCAGAAAAAGGAAGTGAGCGACATCATCAAATGTTGCTAAGTAAACTCAGTGAAGCTGTAGTATCAAAACCAGATTCAAAAAGCACGGAGACATACACGTATTTACATCAAATTGCAGAAAAAATTCACAGACGATCATTAATTTTTGTGTTTACAGATATGTTTCAAACTTCAGAAGACGACGAAAAGTTGTTTGAAGCGCTTCGTCACCTTAAGCATAACAAACATGAAGTCGTATTGTTTCATGTATTTGATAAGGAGAAAGAATTAACGTTTGAATTTGATAATAGACCTAAACGGTTTATTGATGTTGAAACAGGAGAGTATATCAATTTATACCCAGACAACATTAAAGATAATTACAAAAAGGCCGTAAATACTTATTTCAAATCTTTGAAATTAAAATGTGGTCAATACAGAATTAAGTATGTAGAGGCTGATATAAGGAAAGGTTTTGATCAGATATTAACCACTTATATGATTGAGCGTCAAAAATTTGTTTAAAAGGAATAAATATTTTTTTATTTTTTGTTTGCGGAATTAAAAAGACAGTGTATATTTGCCCTCGCAATTATGCAACGGTCTGGTAGTTCAGTTGGTTAGAATATCTGCCTGTCACGCAGGGGGTCGCGGGTTCGAGTCCCGTCCAGACCGCAAAAAGCTTCTGGTAATAGGAAGCTTTTTTAGTATAAAAGACGTTGTGTTGTGCTCAGATTAATTTCTGAGACGTAGTAGAAATCCAAGTTTATTTGGATATTTACCAATGAAAGGCTTTCCTTTTTTCTTAATAGAAAATCGGGATGCTTTTTTGTTTTAGCACATATATTCTTATCCTAGTTAAATGAGTTTTTTAACACGTTTTGAACAAAAACATGTTTTTAAACGACATTTTTAATCACTTTATCGGTAATTTTTTTGTTTATGAAGTAAATCCTTGTATATTTGTTAGCTCTTGCAAGCCCTCAAATCAAACTTTCAAGAAATTTAATAATCCATTAGACATTTACTAAAACGTCCCTCGTTTTATTTTTAGTACAATTTAAGGTTTTAACCTTTAATAGTTAATTATCCATTCCCCTCCCTCAACGTAACAATAGTTGTTACAAAATTTAATATTGACTATTTAACCCTAAATTGATACTTATGAAAACCCTAAAAATTACTTTAGCTTTAGTTGCCATTGCTTTACTAACTGTGTCTGGTGTACAATCTGACAAGGTTGAAACTGATGAAAATAGTAATATTAGCCAACCAACAAAAATTGATTTATTGGCTCACGGTAAAAAAGAATTAAAACTACCTTCTCAAGGATAGATATTATATGATACAAAATTAGTTTAGCCTACAACATCTAACAAGTTGTAGGCTAAACTTGTTGTAAGATTTTGATAATTAAATTATAGATAAATACTTCTCAAAAAAATCATAACTTTGAGCGTATAAAATAGCGCTTTTGAAAGTTAAAATATTTTGTTTACTATTTATCATTTTAATCTCTTCGGCAGTTTATAGTCAAGAGAAGCATGAATTATTAGACTCTATTATTCTTCTCAGAGAAAATTCAACAAAATCATCCTTATCAAAAGAAAAACGAATAAATTTTGCAAAAAGGGCAGTTGAACTTTCCTTAAAAACAAAAATTGATTCAACACTTTTAAAGAGTGAGAGAAACCTCTCTTTCATATACTTAATGACTGGTGAGTATGATTTGTTTAGAGACTCTACTTTAAAAAACTTGTCATTTGCCCAAAAACTTAATGACTCATCTGCAATAGCCAGATCTAGTAGTAATTTAGGCTTTTATTATTATCAGATAGCAGATAATACTTCAGAATCTTATAGCTATTATTTGCAGGCTTTAAAATATTATGATGCATTAAATGTTTTAAATGAGAAAGCCGCAGTATTGACAGCTTTAGCAACAATCCAAGATGATGAAAAAGATTACTTGGGGAGTGAGCAAAATGCAATAGAGGCACTTAAAATAATTAATAGTTTAGAAGAATATGAATCTCAAAATTTAGATAAATACTATGCGTATAATCTATTGGGACTTGTCTCTTTAAAGCTCGAAAATTATGAACAATCTATTGATTATCATAACCAAGCATTTGATGTAACTAAAACTATTGATGATGGTGAGTCAAAAGCTTTACAAACGTTAAATAATTTAGCTTTTGCCTATCGTGAAAAAGGGGAATTAGATAGGTCGTTAGAGATTTTTGGTGAATTACTTCAAAATAAAGAATTAAAAGAAAATGACATTACATTCTATGCTCTAATATTGAATAATTACACTTTTACAAAATTTTTAAAAGGGAATTACGATTATAAATCACTAGAAAAAGATTTTCATAAAGCATTAAAAATTGCCGATAGTATAGATGATTCTTATACAAAACTTGCCGCATCTATTGATCTTGCAAAATTTTATAAAGCTAATAATGAGTTTAATTCAGCTTTAAACTATGCAAAACAGAGTTATAAGATATCTAAAGATATTCCTATAAACGAACTGTACTTAGAATCAATGTTTTTATTGTCAGATCTTACTAAGGGAGAAGAAAGTAAAAATTATCTGAAAGAGCATATTAAGTTAAGTGATAGTCTTTTAAAAGTAGAAAGAGCTGTTAGAAATAAATTCGCAAGAATAGAATACGAAACCGACCAACTCGAAGCTGAAAACAAACAAATCTCAAGAGAAAATCTTTATCTGCTTATTTTATCTGCTGGATTATTGCTTACAGCAATTTTAGTTTATTTATTCATATCACAAAGAGCTAAAAACAGAAAACTCAAACTCATTCAAGTTCAGCAAAAGGCCAATGAGGACATTTATAACTTAATGTTAAGTCAGCAAGATAAAGTTGATGAAGCTAGGACACTAGAGAAAAAGCGAATATCAGAAGAGTTACATGATGGTGTGCTGGGGCGTTTGTTTGGGACACGTCTTAGCCTAGATAGTATTAACTTTAAAGATGGTAAAGACGCTATGATGACCAGAGCTAACTACATTGGTCAGCTAAAAATTATAGAAGAAGATATACGCAAGATTTCACATGAGTTAAATACAGATTTTGTTTCAGGTTCTGGATTTATGGATATTGTTTCAGAGCTTATTGAAAATCAAACTAAGGCTTATGGACTAACATACGAATTTAATTATACCGATGATATCAGTTGGGATTCTGTATCTAATAAAACAAAAATTAATATCTACAGAATCATTCAGGAATCCATGCAAAACATTTACAAGCATGCCAATGCTAAAGCTATAAAAATTAGTATTTCTTTAGAAAAAGATGTAATTTGCCTAGACATCATTGATGATGGAGAGGGCTTCGATACATCGAAAAGCAAAAAAGGTATTGGTTTAAAGAACATGATGTCTCGTGTTGAGGACATTAACGGAAAAATCACCTTTACCTCTCAATCTGGAAATGGTACAACAGTTAATGTTAAGATTCCCTATGAATAACCAATCGACATGAACATGAATTAGTATAAAAGTTTGAAGTTAGATAAACTTTATACTAATGAATTGCATCTGTCTTATTAAAAACTAGAGACAACCAGATGAAACATATTAACATCTTAATGGTAGATGATCACCCAATAATTATTGAGGGTTACCAAAATGTGTTAATGGCCACAAAGGAAGAAGACCAAACCCTACTTATTGATACAGCCAATAATTGTGATACGGCGCAATTAATGATAAACCGAGCGGCTAAAGGTACACCATATGATGTATGCTTTTTTGATATTAGTTTACCACCTTCTGAGGACGGTAGATATGCATCGGGTGAAGATTTGGCTTTATTAGCTAAAAGAGTGCTTCCGGATGCTAAAATTATTATTCTTACCATGTTTAATGAATCGTTTAGAATTCATAATATTATCAAAGAAATAAATCCAGACGGTTTTCTCATAAAAAGTGATTTAACTTCTATGGAATTGGCAGATGCTTTTCAGCAAATTCTTAAATATCCGCCTTATTATAGCAGTACTGTAAGTAACTATGTGAAAAAGACAATTACCAGCGAAATTTATGTAGATGATATTAATAGAAAAATTTTACATCTTTTATCTCAAGGTATAAAAACCAAAAGTCTGAGCGAATATATTCCGCTGTCTACTAGCGCTATAGAAAAACGAAAAAAACAACTCAAATTATTGTTTTCAGTTGATGATGGTAAGGACGAAACATTACTTTCTGAAGCCAGAGAAAAGGGGTATTTGTAAGAAATTTTAAAATAATTGGTGTATTCCTCAGTTATAAAATAAGCCTGTAACCCTTGTTATTGTTAGGTATTACGGTTTTTCCGTAATAAGTCTATGGTTTTACCACATCAAAAAACAAATATGTTATTTTACATTTACCACAGGTCAACAAGAATTAATTAATCCCTCATTAAGTAATTGTTGAGTTAATAGCAAGAAAATTAAACCTAGTTGTACTTCTAACGACTAGGTTTTTTTCTTGCTTTTTTTAAAACCAGCTCGCATTATGTTCTAATAGTTTGGTTATAAAAAGGCCTAAGTATATTATAGCAACAATAAACTTTAAGAACGTTGAAGCTATAAATCCTAAGAAAGAACCAAATGCTGCTTTCATTGCTTTGTTGATGTCGTTACGATGAATCATTTCGCCAACCAAAGCACCAATAAATGGCCCAATGATAATGCCAAAAGGAATTGGTGTTATAAGTCCAATGACTAAACCTAGTGTCGTACCAATCATACCTTCTTTACTACCTCCAAAACGTTTTGTACCTATTGCAGGAATTATATAGTCTAGAACATAAATTATAATAGCCACGACTAGTGTAACAATTAAAAATGTATTGCTTAGCTGTACACCTTCAGTAAAATGAAGTACTAACAGTCCAACCCAACTTGTAAGAGGGCCAGGTAATATTGGCAAAAAGCTACCCAATATACCTAAAATCATCAATAGAATACCAAGTATAATTAGAAAAATTTCCATGTTAAATAGTTGTGTTCGGTTATAGGACGTAAAATATTAGGTTTAGTTACATTTTAACTA from Winogradskyella sp. MH6 includes these protein-coding regions:
- the trxA gene encoding thioredoxin — encoded protein: MALEITDATFEETVLKSDKPVMVDFWAAWCGPCRMVGPIIDEISSEYEGKAVVGKVDVDANQEFAAKYGVRNIPTVLVFQNGEVVGRQVGVAPKNAYAEAIDALL
- a CDS encoding DUF58 domain-containing protein; this translates as MDLQLELNKAGGFKNLELLAKQVVEGFIAGMHKSPFHGFSAEFAEHKIYNQGESTKHIDWKLYAKTDRLYTKRYDEETNLRCHLILDNSTSMHYPESASTTIDNLNKSAFSALACASLMHILKKQRDAVGLSIYSDTYDFYAPEKGSERHHQMLLSKLSEAVVSKPDSKSTETYTYLHQIAEKIHRRSLIFVFTDMFQTSEDDEKLFEALRHLKHNKHEVVLFHVFDKEKELTFEFDNRPKRFIDVETGEYINLYPDNIKDNYKKAVNTYFKSLKLKCGQYRIKYVEADIRKGFDQILTTYMIERQKFV
- a CDS encoding tetratricopeptide repeat-containing sensor histidine kinase, with translation MKVKIFCLLFIILISSAVYSQEKHELLDSIILLRENSTKSSLSKEKRINFAKRAVELSLKTKIDSTLLKSERNLSFIYLMTGEYDLFRDSTLKNLSFAQKLNDSSAIARSSSNLGFYYYQIADNTSESYSYYLQALKYYDALNVLNEKAAVLTALATIQDDEKDYLGSEQNAIEALKIINSLEEYESQNLDKYYAYNLLGLVSLKLENYEQSIDYHNQAFDVTKTIDDGESKALQTLNNLAFAYREKGELDRSLEIFGELLQNKELKENDITFYALILNNYTFTKFLKGNYDYKSLEKDFHKALKIADSIDDSYTKLAASIDLAKFYKANNEFNSALNYAKQSYKISKDIPINELYLESMFLLSDLTKGEESKNYLKEHIKLSDSLLKVERAVRNKFARIEYETDQLEAENKQISRENLYLLILSAGLLLTAILVYLFISQRAKNRKLKLIQVQQKANEDIYNLMLSQQDKVDEARTLEKKRISEELHDGVLGRLFGTRLSLDSINFKDGKDAMMTRANYIGQLKIIEEDIRKISHELNTDFVSGSGFMDIVSELIENQTKAYGLTYEFNYTDDISWDSVSNKTKINIYRIIQESMQNIYKHANAKAIKISISLEKDVICLDIIDDGEGFDTSKSKKGIGLKNMMSRVEDINGKITFTSQSGNGTTVNVKIPYE
- a CDS encoding response regulator produces the protein MKHINILMVDDHPIIIEGYQNVLMATKEEDQTLLIDTANNCDTAQLMINRAAKGTPYDVCFFDISLPPSEDGRYASGEDLALLAKRVLPDAKIIILTMFNESFRIHNIIKEINPDGFLIKSDLTSMELADAFQQILKYPPYYSSTVSNYVKKTITSEIYVDDINRKILHLLSQGIKTKSLSEYIPLSTSAIEKRKKQLKLLFSVDDGKDETLLSEAREKGYL
- a CDS encoding DUF456 domain-containing protein yields the protein MEIFLIILGILLMILGILGSFLPILPGPLTSWVGLLVLHFTEGVQLSNTFLIVTLVVAIIIYVLDYIIPAIGTKRFGGSKEGMIGTTLGLVIGLITPIPFGIIIGPFIGALVGEMIHRNDINKAMKAAFGSFLGFIASTFLKFIVAIIYLGLFITKLLEHNASWF